In a single window of the Orbaceae bacterium lpD04 genome:
- the fdnG gene encoding formate dehydrogenase-N subunit alpha, whose protein sequence is MLFNRRQFFKICAGGMAGTTVATLGFAPNVALAQTRQYKLLRSKETRNNCTYCSVGCGMLLYSRGDGAKNVVESIFHVEGDPDHPVSRGSLCPKGAGVLDYIKSENRVKYPEYRAPGSDKWQKISWNDAIDRIARLMKADRDKNLLEKNDKGTTVNRWTTTGWLVTSAASNETGWLAFKIARALGMLTLETQARVCHGPSVSSLAATYGRGAMTNNWNDIKNANVVIVMGGNAAEAHPVGFKWAMEAKIKNGAELIAIDPRFHRTASVADQYVPIRSGSDITFLLGVINYLITHDEVNHDYLLTHSNASLLVRDDYSFNEKDGLFTGYDEHTRKYDQSSWTYQTDENGYALRDKTLQNPRCVWNLLKNHVSRYTPEVVNNITGTPIDSFIHVCKSLASTKTNDRAATFLYALGWTQHSYGSQIIRCAAMIQLLLGNIGVMGGGINALRGHSNIQGLTDVGLLSNRLPAYLDLPKETQITFEQYIAEKTPKSFGPTEVNFWSNYPKYFVSFMKSMYGDHATKENNWGFDWLPKWDKTYDVLQFSKMMRDGNANGFICQGFNPLAAFPDKNAVRDGLSKLKFLISIDPMPTETAEFWKNYGESNDVDPSIIQTEVFRLPSNCFAEENGTIVNSSRWLQWHWAAANPPENAMPDPEIISRIFFRMKELYQEEGGPCQEPINNLVWDYKIPHEPSSEELAKEYNGRALADLKDANGNIIVKKGQQLSGFAQLKDDGTTSSGIWIFCGCWTEQGNQMARRDPTDPSGKGIHAGWAWSWPMNRRVLYNRASADSNGHPYDPNKLLIEWDGSSWVGNDVPDFIATLPPSSGAGAFIMNNDGLGGLFCLNRLVDGPFPEHYEPFETPISTNPLHPEQITNPVARIFKEDLARLGNAKEFPYVGTTYSITEHFHFWTQHARLNAIIQPQQFIEISENLANKKGIKLGDTVKVSSYRGYVKAKAVVTKRMPTLIVDGKEIETIGVPIVWGYTGQTKKGFLANGLTPTVGDANSQTPEYKSFLVNVEKVSSDTLTV, encoded by the coding sequence ATGCTATTTAACCGTAGGCAGTTCTTCAAGATCTGCGCAGGAGGTATGGCTGGCACAACTGTTGCAACTCTTGGTTTTGCACCGAATGTTGCACTGGCACAGACACGTCAATATAAATTACTCAGATCAAAAGAAACACGCAATAACTGTACTTACTGCTCTGTCGGTTGTGGGATGCTACTTTATAGTAGAGGCGATGGCGCTAAAAATGTAGTTGAATCAATTTTTCACGTTGAAGGTGATCCTGATCACCCAGTAAGCCGCGGTTCATTATGTCCTAAAGGTGCAGGTGTTCTTGATTATATTAAGAGCGAAAACAGAGTCAAATATCCAGAATATAGAGCGCCGGGTTCAGACAAATGGCAAAAAATTAGTTGGAATGATGCAATCGATCGTATTGCCCGTTTAATGAAAGCTGATCGTGATAAAAATTTGCTCGAGAAAAATGACAAAGGCACAACGGTTAATCGCTGGACTACAACTGGCTGGCTCGTGACATCAGCTGCGAGTAATGAAACAGGCTGGCTAGCGTTTAAAATTGCAAGAGCATTAGGGATGTTAACTCTAGAAACCCAAGCTCGAGTTTGTCACGGACCATCTGTATCAAGTCTTGCAGCGACATACGGCCGTGGTGCTATGACAAATAATTGGAATGATATTAAAAATGCCAATGTTGTGATTGTTATGGGCGGTAATGCAGCTGAAGCCCATCCCGTGGGCTTTAAATGGGCAATGGAAGCTAAAATTAAAAATGGCGCCGAATTAATCGCAATTGACCCTCGTTTCCATAGAACCGCATCTGTTGCAGACCAATATGTACCAATTCGTTCTGGCTCTGATATTACCTTTTTGCTTGGCGTCATTAACTATTTAATAACTCATGATGAAGTCAATCATGATTATCTACTTACCCACAGTAATGCAAGTTTACTTGTTCGTGATGACTACAGTTTTAATGAAAAAGACGGCTTATTTACTGGATATGATGAGCATACTCGCAAATATGATCAATCTAGCTGGACTTATCAAACTGATGAGAATGGCTATGCGCTTCGAGATAAAACGCTCCAAAACCCTAGATGTGTATGGAACCTATTAAAAAATCATGTGAGCCGATATACTCCTGAAGTCGTCAATAATATTACCGGCACACCTATTGATAGTTTTATTCATGTTTGCAAATCATTAGCCAGTACAAAAACAAACGATCGAGCAGCCACGTTCTTATATGCTTTAGGTTGGACACAGCATAGCTATGGATCGCAAATTATTCGCTGCGCCGCCATGATCCAACTACTTTTGGGTAATATAGGTGTTATGGGCGGTGGTATTAACGCACTTAGGGGTCACTCAAATATTCAAGGCTTAACTGATGTAGGGTTACTATCTAACCGCCTACCAGCATATCTTGATTTGCCGAAAGAAACACAAATTACTTTTGAACAATACATAGCGGAAAAAACACCAAAATCATTTGGCCCAACAGAAGTTAACTTCTGGTCAAACTACCCTAAATATTTCGTTAGTTTTATGAAATCTATGTACGGAGATCACGCGACGAAAGAAAATAATTGGGGTTTTGACTGGTTACCGAAATGGGATAAAACCTACGATGTTTTACAATTTAGTAAAATGATGCGTGATGGTAATGCCAATGGTTTTATTTGCCAAGGTTTTAATCCACTTGCAGCATTCCCTGATAAAAATGCAGTACGCGATGGATTATCTAAACTAAAATTTTTAATCAGTATTGATCCTATGCCAACCGAAACGGCTGAGTTTTGGAAAAACTATGGCGAATCAAATGATGTTGATCCTAGTATAATTCAAACTGAAGTATTTCGGTTACCTTCAAACTGCTTTGCTGAGGAAAATGGCACGATAGTCAACTCTTCTCGTTGGTTACAATGGCACTGGGCGGCAGCAAATCCACCTGAAAATGCAATGCCTGATCCTGAAATAATCTCACGTATATTCTTTAGAATGAAAGAACTTTACCAAGAAGAAGGTGGACCATGCCAAGAACCAATTAATAACTTAGTTTGGGATTATAAAATACCTCATGAGCCATCTTCTGAAGAGTTAGCAAAAGAGTATAATGGTCGTGCACTTGCTGATTTAAAAGATGCCAATGGCAATATTATTGTTAAAAAAGGTCAACAACTTAGCGGTTTTGCACAACTAAAAGATGATGGTACAACCTCAAGTGGGATCTGGATATTTTGTGGTTGTTGGACAGAGCAAGGGAATCAGATGGCAAGGCGAGATCCAACCGATCCATCAGGAAAAGGGATCCATGCTGGCTGGGCATGGTCATGGCCAATGAATCGCCGAGTACTTTACAATCGAGCATCTGCTGATAGTAATGGTCACCCATACGATCCGAATAAATTACTTATTGAATGGGATGGTTCTAGCTGGGTAGGTAATGATGTGCCTGACTTTATAGCAACCTTACCACCGAGCTCTGGGGCGGGTGCCTTTATTATGAATAACGATGGATTAGGCGGTTTATTTTGCCTTAATCGTTTGGTTGATGGGCCGTTCCCTGAACACTATGAACCATTTGAAACACCGATTAGTACTAATCCATTACATCCAGAACAAATTACTAATCCTGTAGCACGTATTTTCAAAGAAGATTTAGCGCGTTTAGGTAATGCAAAAGAGTTTCCTTATGTTGGAACAACTTATAGTATTACTGAGCATTTCCATTTTTGGACCCAGCATGCAAGACTCAATGCAATTATACAACCGCAGCAATTTATCGAAATTAGCGAGAATTTGGCTAATAAAAAGGGAATTAAGCTTGGCGATACAGTTAAAGTTAGCTCATATCGAGGTTATGTTAAAGCTAAAGCGGTAGTGACTAAACGAATGCCAACACTAATCGTTGATGGTAAAGAGATAGAAACAATCGGTGTCCCTATTGTATGGGGATATACTGGACAAACGAAAAAAGGCTTTTTGGCAAATGGATTAACGCCGACTGTCGGTGATGCAAACTCACAGACACCAGAATATAAGTCTTTTTTAGTGAATGTTGAAAAAGTTTCTTCAGATACCTTAACTGTGTAG
- the lpxL gene encoding LpxL/LpxP family Kdo(2)-lipid IV(A) lauroyl/palmitoleoyl acyltransferase: MSNNQEIHAKFTKRLLHPRYWLTWLGITLLYVLVLLPYPMIYQMGKGLGLLSRKLIGKRQETARQNLKLCFPNSSELEREIMLRENFISTGMAIFETGIAWFWSDKRLKKHTKIVGDEHITQAQQAGQGVLLIGIHFLTLELGARILGMSHPGVGVYRPNDNLVMDYIQLKGRLKSNKYMLDRYNTKGMIRALKKGELVWYAPDHDYGAQNSVFAPFFAVKKAATTIGTTILVKLGQPAIIPFAPKREKNGQYILSVTCALENYPLDDNIAAATFMNKAIENEILKAPEQYMWLHRRFKTRPNGEKPLYSDSVQSD, from the coding sequence ATGAGTAATAACCAAGAAATCCATGCCAAATTTACTAAACGACTACTTCATCCCCGTTATTGGCTAACGTGGTTAGGAATTACTTTATTATATGTATTAGTACTTCTACCTTATCCAATGATTTATCAAATGGGAAAAGGACTTGGGCTACTTTCTCGTAAATTGATTGGTAAACGCCAAGAAACCGCTCGTCAAAATCTTAAACTTTGTTTTCCCAATAGTTCTGAACTTGAGCGTGAAATAATGCTTCGTGAAAATTTCATTTCCACAGGGATGGCAATTTTTGAAACAGGTATCGCGTGGTTTTGGTCTGATAAACGACTAAAGAAACATACAAAAATTGTGGGCGATGAACATATAACACAAGCCCAGCAAGCAGGACAAGGTGTATTATTAATAGGGATCCATTTCTTAACGCTTGAATTAGGCGCGCGAATACTTGGAATGAGTCACCCTGGGGTTGGTGTATACCGCCCTAATGATAATTTAGTAATGGATTACATCCAGCTAAAAGGACGCTTAAAATCGAACAAATATATGTTAGATCGTTATAATACTAAAGGTATGATTCGTGCTTTAAAAAAAGGTGAATTGGTTTGGTATGCACCAGATCATGACTATGGAGCTCAAAATAGTGTATTCGCACCTTTTTTTGCAGTGAAAAAGGCAGCGACAACAATAGGTACCACTATTTTAGTCAAACTTGGCCAGCCCGCGATTATTCCTTTTGCGCCCAAGCGTGAAAAAAATGGCCAATACATTTTATCAGTGACTTGCGCACTGGAAAATTACCCTTTAGATGATAATATTGCAGCGGCAACATTTATGAATAAAGCAATTGAAAATGAAATATTAAAAGCGCCAGAGCAATATATGTGGCTCCACCGCCGTTTCAAAACTCGACCTAATGGCGAAAAGCCATTATATTCAGATAGTGTACAGAGTGATTAA
- the lpxL gene encoding LpxL/LpxP family Kdo(2)-lipid IV(A) lauroyl/palmitoleoyl acyltransferase produces MITTQEIYPRFTKSLLHPKYWLTWMGIGVWYTLILLPYPIIYQLGKGLGLLIPKIMYKRQETARQNLKLCFPDMPKQEREKMLRDNFISTGVAIFETGMAWFWSDKRIKKHSIIIGDNYIQQMLKEGKGVLLLGIHFLTLELGGRILGMVHPGVGVYRPNDNKVMDYVQLKGRLKSNKYMIGRYNTKGMIRALKNGELVWYAPDHDYGPKNSVFAPFFAVHKAATTVGTTILVKLGKPAIIPFTPKRGADGKYTVSVSSPLKNYPLDDDVAAATFMNKAIENEILKAPQQYMWLHRRFKTRPEGDDSLYSDKVQND; encoded by the coding sequence GTGATTACTACACAAGAGATTTATCCACGGTTTACAAAAAGCCTACTCCACCCCAAGTACTGGTTAACTTGGATGGGTATTGGAGTATGGTATACCCTTATATTACTTCCTTATCCCATTATTTATCAATTAGGTAAAGGGTTAGGTCTGTTAATACCTAAAATTATGTATAAGCGCCAAGAGACAGCCCGCCAAAATTTAAAACTTTGCTTTCCTGATATGCCAAAACAGGAGCGAGAAAAGATGCTAAGGGATAATTTTATCTCAACAGGTGTAGCTATATTTGAAACAGGTATGGCATGGTTTTGGTCTGATAAACGGATAAAAAAGCATTCAATAATTATTGGCGATAACTATATCCAGCAAATGCTAAAAGAAGGTAAAGGTGTATTATTACTTGGCATTCACTTTTTAACCTTAGAGCTTGGAGGTAGAATACTTGGCATGGTTCATCCGGGAGTTGGCGTTTATAGGCCAAACGATAATAAAGTAATGGATTATGTCCAATTAAAAGGTCGTTTAAAATCAAATAAGTATATGATTGGTCGTTATAATACTAAAGGGATGATTAGGGCTCTAAAAAATGGTGAATTAGTTTGGTATGCCCCAGATCACGACTATGGACCCAAAAATAGCGTTTTTGCACCCTTTTTTGCAGTACATAAAGCCGCGACAACAGTTGGTACAACTATTTTAGTTAAACTTGGTAAACCCGCTATCATTCCTTTTACGCCAAAACGTGGAGCCGATGGTAAATATACCGTATCAGTTAGCTCACCTCTCAAAAATTATCCACTAGATGATGATGTTGCAGCTGCCACATTTATGAATAAAGCAATTGAGAATGAAATACTAAAAGCACCGCAACAGTATATGTGGCTCCATCGACGATTTAAAACGCGCCCAGAGGGAGATGATTCTCTGTATTCAGATAAAGTACAAAATGACTAG
- a CDS encoding extracellular solute-binding protein: protein MFNIVNWLKAAMALILISLSLSGFAKDRQLYIYNWSSYIAPDTLKNFEKQTGINVVYDVFDSNEMLEGKLMAGNTGFDLVVPSDSFLERQTKVGVFMPLDKNKLPNYQNLDKNLLKMLAQHDPDNRYAIPYMWLTTGIGYNVDMVKKTLGDDAPIDGWDLVLNPMNLKKLSNCGVAFLDAPTEIFPTVLNYLGLNPNSQNPDDYKIATEHLIKLRQSITYFHSSKLINDLANGDICVAVGWSGDIMQAIAATKEANNDINIKYYIPKEGAIAYFDVFAIPKDAENIDEAYAFLNYIMEPKVIADISNHVFYANAVSNAYPYLDDNIKQNPAIYPSPEIMEKLFSLQVMPPKIDKLMTRSWTKVLTDR from the coding sequence ATGTTTAATATTGTTAACTGGTTAAAAGCTGCAATGGCTTTGATACTAATTTCATTATCGTTAAGTGGTTTTGCTAAAGATCGTCAGCTCTATATTTATAATTGGTCATCTTACATCGCGCCTGATACATTAAAAAATTTTGAAAAGCAAACCGGAATTAACGTCGTTTATGATGTTTTTGATTCCAATGAAATGCTTGAAGGTAAATTAATGGCAGGGAATACGGGTTTTGATTTAGTTGTTCCGTCCGATAGTTTTTTAGAACGTCAGACTAAAGTTGGTGTTTTTATGCCATTGGATAAAAATAAATTACCTAATTATCAAAATCTAGATAAGAATTTACTTAAAATGTTAGCTCAGCATGACCCAGACAATCGTTATGCTATTCCCTATATGTGGCTGACCACAGGGATTGGTTATAATGTTGATATGGTAAAGAAAACGCTTGGTGATGATGCTCCTATTGATGGCTGGGATTTAGTTCTTAATCCAATGAATTTAAAAAAATTATCAAATTGTGGGGTTGCTTTTTTAGATGCCCCAACTGAAATATTTCCAACTGTTTTGAATTATTTAGGATTAAACCCAAATAGCCAAAATCCAGATGATTACAAAATAGCAACGGAGCACTTAATTAAGCTTCGTCAATCAATAACTTATTTTCATTCATCTAAACTTATTAATGATTTGGCTAATGGTGACATCTGCGTCGCAGTCGGTTGGTCTGGTGACATAATGCAAGCTATTGCCGCAACTAAAGAAGCTAATAACGATATTAATATTAAATATTATATACCGAAAGAGGGGGCAATTGCTTATTTTGATGTCTTTGCCATTCCAAAAGATGCTGAAAATATCGATGAGGCTTATGCTTTTTTAAATTACATAATGGAACCTAAAGTAATTGCTGACATTAGTAATCATGTTTTTTATGCTAATGCTGTAAGTAATGCTTATCCTTATTTAGATGATAATATTAAGCAAAATCCTGCTATATATCCATCACCTGAAATAATGGAAAAACTCTTTTCTTTACAAGTGATGCCACCTAAAATTGATAAACTGATGACGAGAAGTTGGACAAAAGTTTTAACCGACCGTTAA
- the bamE gene encoding outer membrane protein assembly factor BamE, with product MFSYRSITVLAITMLLLSGCSFVDRWVYRPDINQGNYITQTEVDKLKVGQTKEQVVYVMGNPMLSSVFTDNVWYYIFRELPEHGYVSQKTYTIIFDQKGNVTDIKTSSLGKENLEQMDNEKELD from the coding sequence ATGTTTTCATATCGTTCAATAACTGTGTTAGCTATTACAATGCTTCTATTAAGTGGATGTTCATTTGTCGATCGTTGGGTTTATAGACCTGATATTAATCAGGGAAATTATATTACTCAAACGGAAGTTGATAAGTTAAAAGTTGGTCAAACAAAAGAACAAGTTGTTTATGTTATGGGCAACCCTATGTTATCGTCGGTATTTACTGATAATGTTTGGTATTATATTTTTCGTGAATTACCCGAACATGGTTATGTGAGTCAAAAAACCTATACAATTATTTTTGATCAAAAAGGTAATGTTACCGATATTAAAACATCATCTTTAGGTAAAGAGAATCTTGAACAAATGGATAATGAAAAAGAACTCGATTAA